The DNA segment TCCACTAGAGCTATATGGGACTGCATCAACCCGGATAAGGTCGTTATAATTGCTCCTGACTCAATAATAGCCGCCTCAGGAAAGGGTTGCACTCCGCAAGGTGTTATTAGCAACTATGTACAGCGGGCTAAAGTTTCCAAAAAAATACAGCGAGTTTAAACAACTGTCAAGTAAAGTAGTAGAGTCGTGGCTTAGGGAGTGCGAGAACTTGGAACATGCTGACGTTGAGGTGGTACCCAACATAGGCTGGTA comes from the Aeropyrum camini SY1 = JCM 12091 genome and includes:
- a CDS encoding TM1812 family CRISPR-associated protein produces the protein MASILIAVWGNMFQWGQAVYRVSCSSQAIDNKVHEIKSRSSTRAIWDCINPDKVVIIAPDSIIAASGKGCTPQGVISNYVQRAKVSKKIQRV